ttatttaaagggGAATAGAGGTcaatgttttgttgttgttgttttcgatTGAAATTAAATGATGAGATAATAACAGAAACAGGTTTTTTATCATCTATTTTTATTCTAATGCTGAATAAGAGCAATTGGGTGGTTTTGGCTCTTTTTAGATGGTTTGTTGTGTTTCTGGCAACACGTAATGCATTATTCCCCCAAATTATCTGTTCAGAAAGCAGATATAGAGTGAAGCCTACAGActtaataagaaataaacaataatttgtttatttagcatcagataaaatacaaatttacCCGATCGTACAACTCCACGATTAAATGATAAGCTGCTTCCTCATACCCAAATGTAAAATCAACAATGCGATCGATTCCAACTTGAGACACAGACGCCAAACGACGGCCTTTCAAGTGTTTCCTACACTAAaagtagaaaacaaaaaatttatcaactgcactaacaacaacaaaaataaatagaaacaaaCAGCACCTTCATCGAAAAACCAGATGGCATCATGTTCTTTGGCCAATCATACTCAGTTAAATGCACTCGATTTCCTGACTCAATAAGTAGCATAACTTTCGTGTCTccactaaaaaatatttatattataaaaagCATGGCAACCTCatagttttaaaaagaaaattatgtttatattttaaaggtactgtccggtaaaatattaaaacttgatATTAGCTACATCTCGGcacaaaagtaaagaaaaaagtatttaaatacaACCAAAATTGTCTTTCATAAGTTTAAACTGAATTTGTTTACTTGACCATGCCATTCTAAATCGCCATCTTTACTGAACTTCGAACGCGGAAAAGGACTGGGTAAAAACATTAATATGCGCAATTTATGTAATGACGTATTCTTTGGGTTACCCCGTGTAGAGACTGGCGCATGCAGAaagagaaataaagaaaaaaaagttaatgataTTCCAcacagaatttttttacgtttatCAATCATGTTCACAAGCAGAAATTAAAACATAATTGGATTTCAGTTTGAGCTAGTACGGCCcaataacaaacaacaaattcCCTTTTATAATGACGATGGCCCAGACGCACCAGAATTACCCGCTGCTTCTCACACAGATATCTATCAGTGAGTGGTGCTTATGTGAAAAGTGCGAGAGGATGGCTTCAGCTGTTGGGTGTTTGTGCTGTAACGAGGTGGACATTATAAAATACTTGCAACTACGGTACCTATATAATTTGACCTCACATTTTTCTACTGGTTGTATTATAAATGAGCGCCTGGGTACAAGGTTTCTATTGTGTTTTAGATAAGAAATGTATAACAGAGCATACTAAACAGAGCACAAAGATTTCAATGCGGTTGTGATTTTAAAGAACACTTTGTGGACAGCGTTAGTCGCTCTCCACGATCGGGAAAGCCGTGGACTTAAAAAATCCCTATCACTCTTGAAATTTCTGTTGTCATAGTATTTCCAATCTTATTATTTGAGGATGATATTTTTAGATCTTATCGATGTGCAGCATACCGCCAATTCTGTTGGTTTGTTCATAACTACTTGGGAAAAGGCGTTCGTCGAGATGGTATAACCATACCATCTTGTTTCCTGTCTAAGATATTCAAGTACAAATGGGATGTATACTGGCTTCAAAGAAGGGGAAGAAATatctgaaaataatttttctcgGACAAATGAAGTTGACGATGAGAATATTtgattgtaaattaaaaacaacagtctttttcaggaggtGTTCAATCGCACGCGCACGTCGTGACACACGCGTAAATTTCAGGCATGCGGTTAATTGCACGCTTGAAAATTAATGAGTTttaaaaatcaacctataaaatccaattttacagcgtgcgatggcagcctTCGAAATAATTTTCTCGTCAGACTTTCATCGGACAAAACGTTGATAGATTTCCCTCTTCGCcgaacacttttagatctcagaattatcgaatagtcctggtcattttcatccacgagcaagcctattcatagccaacctgaccatcctagctaattcaccagcTAAAAGAAGTAAGTAGACATGAAtgtcttttgcctggccccttcgtcgttggtaaccaggtcttacacaagaaatccagtcatgcggttcttaacttatgcggaggtgaacgccgacggagcacggatgaatcaagtttgcaaaactgcacttacgggctgaacagacattttatcatggatttaagtgtagataatttcttcatttgacaaaacaattggaaaccatagcaggtacAAATTTATTGGAGTTTTTTTTCATGCCCcaagtgttatttaaacaattttattcTTTCTGGGGGCGTTTaatgggcgtttattcgaagcattacggtataaaaagtataaatataaataacctCGAACcaagtattttttgtttgtttgctaaTTGAGGTAGCTTTGGTAATAGAATAGGGGTATTGGGAACGATGTTTATAATTGTGGAGGAAGTATAAAGGTACATAAAACACAATTTATTTAATGCGTTTGTATTTTCTATAATTCCTTCTTTTGCTGGTCGGCTTTCTGGAGTACAATATATGTACGATATGTCAACAACAGTTGTCATATCGTTtggtatattacaaaaaatgattcAGATTCCTCAAGGAGTTTAACTTGTAATGTCACGTcagattttttcatttcatcATCGCACGTTGCTGTCTGCGTTTGAGCATTGGCCACTCTAACGGATGTCTgcatatatatacttttacgTACACAATCTTACCCGTGTCTGGTCTCAGTATCGGCACAAAAAATAAAGCAGCTTTAACATAATCTACTTTAATTTGTGTAGAGTAAGACATTCTGTTTGTGTGGACAGGGACATTAAGTTCTATCTCTGAAAGTGAGTTGCATGCTTTGAAATTAAATATTCATaaattgcaacatttttttaaaaagggggtaaaatattaaaaaaagattaaattaaTCTGGTAATATTGTTCAGAGTAAAACAATCATTTTCTATTTACAATGTTTTGACCCAACGTcacaacaaaatattattttagcctCCTCCTTTGCTTTCGACAACGTGCgatatgaaaaatttgtaaacataaaagaaaTGTTATTCGAGTTGTAAAACTTTAGAAATATAAGCACTTATATTTTCGCAACAAATAAGAGAAGTACAATTAAGTTCAGGctactttttattattatatttttattggacagtacctttaaaaaACTTACTGGGTCAATCGGAGTAAATATGTCTTGTTATCAATGTCATAAACATTAAACACACGTAGTCCCATGGCattgctaaaaaaaagaaaacaaattaatagGATAAGATATACTTATTTTTGCATGTTGGCTTCAGCATCCTTTTAAAACCATTCATGCTTACCTGTTCTGTATTTCAGTTATTATTGACTTGAGATCAATCGTGGTAAATCtacttttcattttttcctatattttctataaaatgaaacacaaaatgcttcattaaataaaaatcattagacactacaaaaaatattcattttgtATATATGcaatttcacattatttttaagaatacattttataagtggtttaaagtttgtttttcaaaGAATGTTCTCAGTGTGACAACAATCTATTTAAGGGAGGTGTTGTGTTGCATTTTTGATATAAACGGctcattttgtaataaaaaagctGGCATGTTTGTAATATATTATTGGCTCATTTTGTAATAAACCTGATGTATATTTGataataaaaaactcatttcgaATGAAGGCTACTTTTTGTTAAATGTTTTGTTGAAATGAAATGTTTTGATGAATCTGGTTTTGAAATTCATTGGATTGGCGAACGTCCTATTGAAATCAAATGTCCAGTAATTCTAGTGTTAGAAACAATGATTATGTTAAATTCCCTTGTAAAATTAAATGCTTTGTTGATTCTGATTATGGAATTGGATAGTTCTTATTATTTCTCTGATGAAATTCAATGGTAAAAGTTGTACTTTCAATTAAAGCGCGTTATAGTTGTattgatttatatttttgatatataattgtttttgtttagataaattCTAACTTGataagacaaaaaaaataataaagtcacCAAATAAATACAGTGAAAATGAGTGATAAAAACTGTTTGTGTAACTATTTAAGTCAATAtccattattgttttttttttaaatgatctaaaataaatattataatgAAGCTATTATAACGATACGATTTTGAAAACGAATCATGGTATGTGATACGATTTCaagtatataaatataatcAAACAATCTTGAAACGATTATGAAACGATTATAAAACGAttagtttttaatgaaaatgatTTACAAAATAGTGAAACTATTTCCATACGATTTGAATGACATACTGTGCtacctaaaaaatgaaacaatttttttgaaacgaTCTTGGAGACATTCCTCTTGTTTTTCACGCCAGTTGCGTTATTATATAAGTGTTATCAAACAAACTTTACAAAAAGCTAATGCCACTTTctcaatttaatttaaaattagggAAGCCAAAATATTATAATTCACAAAGAATAGTCTACAAGTTTAAAAATCCCTTTTAGATTTATATACACGCTGCTCGTCAGATGAGTCTGCCAGCAGCAAAATGTCAGTGTTGTCAATATACAGCCGAAGCAGTATCCAACTGCTCTTTTTTGCACAATCGACAAAAAGTCCAATGACATTGCAGGAATTAATAAAAGTCCAGCACACATGATTAAGAGCGAATTATCGTAAAGTGATACAGCTTGAGGAATATTTGCTCTATTTCCCTTGGTACGTAGGATATTAAAATAGTTTTGGTGGCAATGCTCGTTGCATGGTGATGTTTGCTTTATTGGTCGCGCTACTTTATTGGTCCTTGTCCGGTTGAACTTTATTTTACGGTATCAATGGCTTGTCTCTTCTATCACCATTCAATACTAAATAGATCAGTAGCCTTCAGCAAAATGCTAGAGGTTTATTTTAGGTATATACAAGTTCAGAATTGTGcagtaccattcttcttaacccTTGATCACCTAGAGTAGAAACTAATGTCAATTTCTACGTTAAATAATAACAGCTCTTAACGTGATTTTGTGACCAAAGTATCATTTCTGCTGTTTCTGCTAGACATTCGTCCTGTACCATCCATAAAAAATCCAGAACACGTCAAACCATTAGGAATTTAACTATGGTCAGATAGATACCCAATAATTTCATCTCTTAATGTTTTTGCGATCTTAAAAGCTAATGCAGAGAACTGCCAGTTTCCATCACCAGGTGGATAATAAACAACTTCGTAGTTCTGGTCGGTAATTTTTTCAAGACGGTCATTGTGTAAGTGGAATCAAATATTGATTAGTCATAGGATTTTTTGGTTTTGTGATGTTGTCTGGGCAGTCAGACAAATCATCCACCCTGATTTTATTTAAGACGCATGAGTCTGGTTCATCAAGTTGTATAAATCGCATCATTGTGTTCCTTCAGAATTATTCTGGTGTCAATTTTCCAATTTAAACGTTTTTTGCCCCTTTGCTTTTCTGATCTGATAAAAATCTGATTGCCTTTATTACTAAAGTTGTTATCTAGTTTCGTTTTATGCTTTATTCCTCCAAGAAGATTTGGTTCTTTAGAGCAATGATTTGATAACATTAATTTTGCAGAGAGTTGTGTTTTCAGTTCAAATTAGTTCTTTAGATTTTCTTGTACTTATTAAACTGAGGTACCACCTACAACGATCTACATGACCTACAACGATCTACAACAACCTAAAAACCATCTACAACGACCTACAACGATCTAAAATGACCTAAAATGAAGGTCCTAGCTAGTCGGCATGTTCTTTTGCAGTTTGTTTGGCTCACGTCGGTCCGAAATAGGCTTTAACTTTGTGTATCACGTCATATtcgtattttgtttgtttatctatAATTTATATAGCAGTGTGGGGGCAACTGTAACCCCGATGGATTTTTTTTAGAAGCaatgttttgtgtttttctgATATATTATTgtataaactagtcgataaagcccgtggaaaaatccactgaggcagaaaaacaatagaaaaataggttgctttagattatttactgacgtcagcagtgcatatacaaaaagaaaattggtgaaatttagtcatttgttgtctgtaatgtgtagaggctgcaacgctgatcaaaatattgtatagtatcgtatgtttttgacaaacgcctaagggaTTATAgggactagtcgataaggcccgtgaagaaaccacttaggcagaaggacaataaaaaataaatttgaaatttgtttattctttgtctgtaatgtgtagaggttgaaacgaaATATACTCAAATCTTCCGTTTAATGCCATACCCTGATTATAATTAAACGTTTTGactataaaaagtttaaagttaAATTCCAGTACAGCTCGAATTTAATTATGCAGGATTTAATAAGATCGCACAAATTTCCCGTATCAGGAATTGAACCTGAGTCTTCTAATATGACCTAACGAAAGCGAAGAAGAATTAAATTCGGAATTTTAAGAGAAGTTACCTCACAGAAAAATACagacaataataacaaaaactgaAATTGTCCATAATAAAAGTCAGTTCACGCTCATTCAATCCGTGTGCAACAAAAGAATTCAATATAATTTGCCAAAATGCTTCGCGACAGCATAAATATGTCGTCATTATAAAGCCACCTCACCAATGATTTTAAGAGGGAGGTATTTAGAAAACTTTTTTCTATTATATCCTTGAACAGAATCGCGTGAGGTGGGCGCCATTTTGGTCCCAATAAGTGTTCTTTCTTTCTGCCTTTAAAACTCTTGATTGTGTTCAAAGACATTATTCTACAAAAAACATTCAGCCGTTTCCATAAGACTCTTGTGGAAAGTGTTTTATCCTCCCTTTTTCAAGTGCAGCTCTAATTGCTTGACCCACATACTTTTAAGCAGTGTTTAGAACTTCTAAATGCTTGCCACCTACAATTAAATTTGCAGCTGATTATTCAAAGATAAAGTGAATTTGTTAGATGTCCAGGTTGTTTGAAAAGGCAACCAACTTATTACTGATTTGTATGTGAAACCAACAGATACTCAACAGTAACTGGAAGCTTGACTTACAAGGCGAGTTTACAGTAATAAGTTGGTTAGGCAGAAAATATTGCAAGCtagaaaatttaaacagaatgacttatttaatagGAAATTTTCTGCTAAAAAAGACATATAATGTAACCTATCATCCAGCATTTTCTCAGTTAAAGTTTAGTTTACTTAGTCCACCTATTACTATCACCTAATGTGGAACATCACAAGGTCGAGGGAAAAGGTTAAAAGATTTTCTTGTAAGAGCTAGGCTAATTTGAAAAAAGAGGTAGTAGGAGATGTTGCGATGTTTGCAATTCTCCTTGATCTGAAACAGTTTGGACTGTAATTTCAGCATGACGGTGTATTAAAATGGAATTGTTTTTCTTGTAAAGGCAAGCCACGTGGCTACTTGTCCCATGCTTCGTGATAAGGAATCTGACAATAAAAACGAATCCAATGATGATATTAATGATGTCAGCAAATGTAGCAGGGAGTAAAAACAAAGTGGAAAACCCTGTTGTTTTGCAAACTGCTAAAACTACTGTGTCTTCTGCTGATGAAAAATATTCAGCAAGTTTTCATTTTCTATTCGATATTAGAAGCCAGATGTCGTATGTTACTCCTCTTGTGAGAGatatattgaatttgaaaacgATAGAGTAAAAAGAAACTTATATTAAAACCTTTTAAGGTGAAATAACGAGTAAAGTTCTTGACATGgtcaaaatttaaaactaacGTCCAAGTTATAATATTTGTGTCCAAAATATGTCTCCCACTGACCAATCAAAACATCGAACAGGCAAAAGTAGGCTAACTATTTCTTAAGGATTTACCATTAGCTGATCAAAACATTCATGACGTGCCCTAAGATGTGGACATCCtcatttgttattgttgtcatACTCATTTTTACTAGCAGATGTAACTGCTACATGTGTGTACGATGacctgatttcattttttcattcGGTTCTGCTATGATCCATTTTCACTCAATCGTTGAGAGTGCATGACCTAGAAAAATAAATTCATATTCTTTCCAAAATAATACcagctagatagctagctagctttaaaaCTAACATAAGAAGCATACCTTTCCACGAGCTAGCTTAAGATTAGATCCAAACATTTCACATCGTTAACCCAACCTTCAAGAACTTGATTATATGCTTCCAAACTTTTATAAGCCTTCATGTCGTCAGCAGTATTAGGGCTTGGCGATATGTTGGGTGACTCAGACATGCCATCACAATATTTATCTTCTTCTACCTTGTGCGGATCTATATTCTCAATTACTATTATCTTTTCTCTGTATCGTTTTTGTGTTGGAGGATCAAGGTTTTTGTGGTAATCTAAGCTCATGTTTTCTTGTTGTTCCTTTCACTCCACTAACGTAAATAATGAGACGTGTCCGTACATTATGGCAGACTTCAGACTGCACAATATTGCTTCACTCGCTGTGGGAACTCTCTATTCTGTCACGAGTCAAACAACATATCGCGATAGAAGATATACAGCATACTATTGTTTAGcaaaagaaagatttaaacGGTGAAGTAAACAATAGGAAAGGAATGAAAAGCTTTTAAAAGATTATGATGCGATCATAAAAAATCAATTAGCCACCGGCATTATTGAAAAATTGCCTGTGTATTGCAAAGTAGGCTTCACCCACTATTTACCGCATCGGCCTATCATACGCGAAGATAAACTTGCTAGTAAAACGCGCATTGTTTTGATGCTAGCGTAAAGAGAAAGGGCCATCGTTAAATGAATGCATCGATGCCGGACCATCGCTTACCACGCCCATGTTTGACATTTTATTTAGGTTTCGCACCAATAATATAGCAATTATAGCGGATATGGAAAAAGCGTTTCTTCAAATTTGCTTGCACGAAGGTCACCGTAAATACGTTCGTTTTCTTTGGTACGAAAACATTgaacaaataaattttctagattttgaagaaaataagtTGATCAAGTATAGATTATGTCGTATTCTTTTTGGTCTTACATCATCACCCTTTATTTTCTCAGCTGTATTGCAGAAGCATATCAATACAAATCAAGATGTAGACAAGAACTTGGAAAAACTGCTTACATCTTTACACGTGGATGATTTAAACAGCGGTACTTAAAATAGTAACGAAGCATTTGAATTTTATTCTCAATGTAAGGCGAGTCTTTCAGAAGCTAGTTCCCACTTAAGAGAATTTCAATTTACgatgaaaaatttagaaaatctaGTTAAAAACACCTACGATAGAGAGCAGGGAATTCTACAAGAAAACGAACCAAAAGTGCTTGGGCATATCGGAAAAGTGGGATGCTGGATGACCTATCGGGATGACCTATCAGGATGCGGGATGTAAAAAATCATCGAAATAAAATACTGACCATGCCGTACAGAACACCGCGTAGACATTAAAATAAAGTACGCCagaattttctaaaaagaatacaacagttaaaaatgcatgacttgatttttttttttcgcttgGTGAACTTAATGTGATCCGAAACGATTTGTTTGACATTGAACTTTTATGTAACCTTTGGCGAGCTTAAGATATCAATGTAAATGGCTCTGATCTGAAAAAGTAGTGCTTTCGAGCTATACACTCTGAAAAGAGATTGAAATAGTTGATATTGCAAAAACCAGTCTATGTGTGAGTGTTTATTTCAGTTCATTTTAATAAAACCAGGAGTAGAAACCAGGCTTTCACAGCAGCATAAAAGAGTAGACACAACTCTGTCTTGCTTTCTCGTATCTAAACTCAACTATCCGCGCTACAAATTACGGTCTACCGATCGAAATGATCAGGAAATTAATCGACTGAAAACATGCGCGAATCATGCGCGAACAGTTTGCCAGTGTAGTGTGTTTGAGACGTTGTATGATTGCAAGCTGTTATTCTTATCATTGtgaatattattttgtattgtAAAATTCGATTCTGGATTTTGACCGCATTTCAATTATTCTACTGGACACGATTTTGTAACAGGATTTTTGCTTGCTGGgcaaagttttaaatattttgaattttgaatttatcTGGTTTTTGGTTATTATTTGTACTAATTAATACCAGCAAAAAGTAATCCCTTTTTAAAGGATACTCACTCTGcgcaattaaaaaaatttcaaagcaTAGCTCCTCCGTAGAGGATATAATAAATCAGTAATACGCCGTAGAACTTCCTGCCGAAACGGCTAGTTTATTCTTGTTTCTTTCAAGTTATAATTCGTGTCTAAAACGATATTTATTAGAGTAAAACGTTATTTTATTCTGCGGCAGGTATTTAATTTAAACATGATAAGTAAAATTACTCTTAAATAATCACAGGAGACACACAGTTTATCCGTTCAGACTCTCACTTTGTTAATTCTCACATCTCCGTGCGCTTAAGCCCACACAAGTTGGTAATTTACCGAACAGAAAACTCTCACCTACACTGTCATGGCGGCGACCGTAGTTctactttgaccttttaaatatcTTGTGAagctcaaaaatataaaaacgttAACGCAGTTCATATTCACACTTTAATGAACAATTTAAGCACAACTTGTTTTCAATAGGTAATAACCTTTTTAAAAgtcgaaaaaaattttgttgttcacTTAATTAGTACGATGCCTCCTATGGTtcacttctcttcttaataaaaacacttctcttctttttcCGAAATATTCTCTTCtgttcgaaacacttctcttcaaAAGtgagaaacacttctcttccatgaACTCAAAAAACTCCCAGACCCAATTCTGGTCCTGAATATTGATTGAGCTGGATTTTGATAACTCACGTTTTTGAATAAATGACCGATCACCCTCATCCCCAGGCTTTTTGCGTTTTTGATATATATGGGAGGTGGCGAAAATTCCTTGAGACGAGGGTGAATAAATGACATAAAAGACAATGGCATTtgtttatcttaaattttaaccaggctggtcattatcTTCTTTt
This is a stretch of genomic DNA from Hydractinia symbiolongicarpus strain clone_291-10 chromosome 9, HSymV2.1, whole genome shotgun sequence. It encodes these proteins:
- the LOC130657822 gene encoding uncharacterized protein LOC130657822 yields the protein MADFRLHNIASLAVGTLYSVTSQTTYRDRRYTAYYSTGIIEKLPVYCKVGFTHYLPHRPIIREDKLASKTRIVLMLAFRTNNIAIIADMEKAFLQICLHEGHRKYVRFLWYENIEQINFLDFEENKLIKYRLCRILFGLTSSPFIFSAVLQKHINTNQDVDKNLEKLLTSLHVDDLNSGT